Sequence from the Cucurbita pepo subsp. pepo cultivar mu-cu-16 chromosome LG02, ASM280686v2, whole genome shotgun sequence genome:
agtacaccgctagtagatattaatatttttgggctctccaatcaatgtgaaatctcataatcttcctcccttcgaggcctagtgtcctcactgTCACCCCCccgtgtctagctctgataccatttgtaatagctgaAGTCCAGTACCGgtggatattgtcctcttaaaaaaaaaaaatttggactttccctacaagtttttaaaatgcgtttgctaggagaggtttccaccctgAATTTTGAGTGAGCATAATTTGATGGTTTGAATGGATCGAATAAATGCAGGGTGTAAGAACGGTATGCTTTCAACATGTCACATTCTCTCTAAACTCTATCGGCCACATGTGGGGAAACCAGCAATGGAACACCGGGGATCAGTCAAGAAACAACTGGTTCGTCGAAGTTTCTTTCGCTTTTACGTTacgttttcttttgttgtcgTTGAGTAAATGAGCTAATGAAACGATTGATTTTTAGGGTATTGGCATTGCTTATATTTGGGGAAGGGTGGCACAACAACCACCATGCATTTGAGTATTCAGCTCGACATGGCCTAGAATGGTGGCAACTCGATGTAACCTGGTGGGTGATTTTGCTGCTTCAAGCTCTTGGGTTAGCAACCGATTTGAAATTACCCTCTCAACATCACATGCAGAAGTTGGTGTTTCGACGTAAATGCGGGTGATATCTCGGATAACATACAAAATGTATGAGATCCCcagaatttgaaataatttgaaataatgtaTGATGCAAGTCATGCCTCCTTTCTGTTCATAAACGTTTCTCATTAACATGAAGCGTATGTTAGCATAGTGTATGACATAATCGTCTCATGGTATCACACATAAGATAACATAGCTTTTGTTATAGCATATCATAACATCACACGCATCAAGCAATCACAAAGTATGACACATGGTCACAAAGGACACGTCGTTCATACCTCATATAATTCATCCAACCAGATCAATATTAGAGTCACTTACCTGATTGACCTAAGTCAACGTCACTAAATTTTTTGAGTTAATTTTCGTTTAATCCTACTCGTCGAGGTCAAATCTCGAAACTAGCTCAACTCGGGACTAATGGTAGGCAGTCAAAATGGGCCTTTTTAATTAGTTGTGGGTATTAATGTGATGAAAGCGTATTGCATGGTAccttattaaaaatgttatgaaaaattaaaggcATCACgtttttgaaggaagaaaaggcaAAGGGCTGACAAAGGGGAGGACAGGTGGTGTCAGCTGCTGTCGAACCCATCGGTGGCCGACTCTAGTTATCAAGATGAGTCCTTTCTAAGCTGTTGGATGTTGTTTAATATGAGCCATTGATTCTAGGTTAGTATTTATTAGGGGTGTACGTGAATCAGATAATCCGACCATTCGAACTAaccaattcaaattcattaGAAATGTACGTGTATGTCGATAGTTTCGACACGGACATGAGAGCTTGattaatagtttaaaaaatttaaattatttaaaaagatgaATGTTTACtcgataatttaaaatttttatgattataaCTGTGTagaaatattcataaatatcgacattttatcaatattttcatCGAGATTCGAACCTCTCGAGAATTATGAACATTATAAGTAGGGTCCTTTATGGCTTAGAGAAGGTCCTACGTGGGTTTATGACCTTACCGGTTAGTTTGGAGTAAAAGGTCAAATCCTGTGCCAACTACACGCCATAAATGCTAAGATATCACCTCCCCATTTTTTCTAGcataattctatttatttaatatttttttatttttaattttgtttctaataaaTCGGGTAAGTTTTATGCGAGATTTATCAACTTGAACATTTTGGTAGAATCATTTACTGACCTCTAGTGAGAGATTTGAATCTTCCACTTTGACACCCgaataagaattaaatatataaatgaactGAAACCACATTCAAATGAGAGCCATCATTGAGATAAGATGGTTGAGAAAgtcttaaaagaattaaagttactatctatatcaataagattttcattttttcggTAGCTAAATTATAAGAACTTTAGAATTAAGCATGTTTAACCTGGAGCAATTTACGTTAAATTTggaggacaaaacatgctagGAAACGTAGTGATATCATAAGAAAAGATCGGGGTCATTAGGtgtcaaatttcaaatcctaAATCGTGATATGAATCTTAGACATAAAAGGTTAGGTCGActtacaaataaaagaaaaaaaaaaaaaaagaatgaaccGGAGAAAGCAGCAGAAATCAGAGGCTAACTATTTGTGAGGCAAGTTTGGGTATAAATATAGGAACTAAGCTGATGAGAAACACAAAGAAGGTGGCGTTTTCAATGGTGAAGTCCAAACCTTCTCTTCTAAACAGAAAATGGACAATTTTAGACAGACGTTCGGCTggtggtgttttgttcttgcatttcctctctctcttggCTCCATTTCACTGCAATTGGCCAGCCTTTTGGGTTGCCTTTGCACTCTATTTTATTACGGGGCTTTTCGGAGTAACGCTATCGTACCATAGAAATCTTGCACACAAAAGTTTCAAGCTTCCCAAATGGTTCGAGTACTTGTTTGCATATCTTGGAGTCCAGGCCTTCCAGGTTTGTCGTGATTATCGTGTCAtgcattaaaaacattaaaagggTTAACAAACGAGGTTGTAGTGATTTGAAGTTTGCTAAATTTTACTACAGGGTGATCCAATTGACTGGGTTAGTACACATAGATATCATCATCAATTCGTTGATACAGACCGAGATCCACATAGTCCTTTAGATGGGTTTTGGTTTAGTCATTTAGCTTGGATGTTCGACGCGTATACTTTGACGAAAAAAGTTTGCCCAAAAAACGTTCAAGATTTCGAGGAAAGAAGTACGAAACGAAAGCGTTTTAGAAATGTTTTAGTGGGATATGTGAAGTATGGAAGACCAAACAATGTGGAGGATTTACAAAAGCAAGGCTTTTATAGGTTTCTTCGAAAGACATACATTCTCCATCCCACAGCTCTTGCAATTGTCCTCTATGCAACTGGAGGCCTTCCCTTTGTTGTTTGGGGAATGgtaactattatttttttttcttttttatttttatttattgttcacATGATTTCTTCCTTTGCTGTTATTATTTGTAAgaatataataacaaattagttggagatgggacgaaacatttcttataaaggtgtggaaacttctctttaacatacgcgttttaaaaccgtgaggctgacggcaatacgtaacgggccaaagcggataatatctgctagcggtggatttggactattacaaatggtatcaaagccagacaccatgcggtgtgtcagcaaagACATTGGatctccaagggggtggattgtgagatcccacatttgttgAAGAGGGGAgtgaaatattccttataagggtgtggaaacctctccctaacacgcgttttaaattcgtgaggctgatggtaatacgtaacgagccaaagtggacaatatctactaacggtaggtttgggcggttacaaatggtgtcaaagccagacactggaaAGTGTATCGGCAAGAACGTGTAgtcccaagggggtggattgtgaaatcccacattgattggagaggagaatgaaacattttttacgaagatgtggaaacctctccatcaTGAgattgacgatgatacgtaacgagccaaagtagAGTAGTGGTGGAGTTGAATTGTTATATTTGTTTGGTTGAAAGGAGATGGTAAGAAAATTGATGAGTGTTAATGGTGAATGGGATGTGGCAGGGAGTGAGGCTTGTTTGGGTGCTGCACATTACTTTCTTCGTAAATTCTGCCTGCCACATATGGGGCTACCGACTGTGGGACACAAATGATTTGTCGAAGAACAATTGGTACACTCactttctctgttcttcacTACTTActgcttcaaattcaattggTTTATAGATATGTTTAAAAGATTGTAAATGTTGGCAGGGTGATAGGGTTGCTTGCCTTCGGGGAGGGTTGGCACAACAACCACCATGCTTTTGAATATTCAGCTCGACATGGCTATGAATGGTGGGAGTTTGACTTGACATGGTGCGTTATTTTGTTCCTTCAAGCCCTTGGATTGGCAACTAATGTGAAGTTACCCTCCGCACGCCATCAGCAAAAATTagccctaaaccctaaaacaagTCGATGATTTCTAGACACTTGTTTCATGCCTTCTAATATGTTAGGTATTATTCTTCCAATGATCGTAGTATCAAGTATTTTCTGTC
This genomic interval carries:
- the LOC111788994 gene encoding palmitoyl-monogalactosyldiacylglycerol delta-7 desaturase, chloroplastic-like; this translates as MRNTKKVAFSMVKSKPSLLNRKWTILDRRSAGGVLFLHFLSLLAPFHCNWPAFWVAFALYFITGLFGVTLSYHRNLAHKSFKLPKWFEYLFAYLGVQAFQGDPIDWVSTHRYHHQFVDTDRDPHSPLDGFWFSHLAWMFDAYTLTKKVCPKNVQDFEERSTKRKRFRNVLVGYVKYGRPNNVEDLQKQGFYRFLRKTYILHPTALAIVLYATGGLPFVVWGMGVRLVWVLHITFFVNSACHIWGYRLWDTNDLSKNNWVIGLLAFGEGWHNNHHAFEYSARHGYEWWEFDLTWCVILFLQALGLATNVKLPSARHQQKLALNPKTSR